GGCTTGGGTACTCAAATTCATTAGAAAGAGCACTCAGCCGAAAGCGAGAGATTATCTTGACGGTGTGCACATCGTTCCTTGGAGGTATGTTTTAATTTCCATGTTAACCTATAGACCTCATACCACTAGGGTAGCATTTTCAGAATGATCATAATATTGCCTCAATGATTCGCATAATCTTGATCGGATGCTGAGTCGATACATACGACCCTTCTTTCCTTGGGATATTTGTAGCAACAACTAATTAACCCAGTTATGAGCAATGCCTAAGCAACTTGATAGGGAATACGACCCTCTGTTACATGTTTTTCGTAAGAAGCTTTTACATTCCCTTGTTCTAAAATTTCTTCTATGATCGTTAGAGATTCTCTATTGGGCCGACCACTATGCTATAGTTGTGGATGGTCGTAAATGGTTTACTTAAGCCAAATTTTCACTTCCCTTTCAAGTTGTATTTTTAATAGATTCTTCATTGTTGATTGTTTTTCATGTCCACTAGTGTCTTCTGACTGTCTTATCCTCGACGGTATGCTTATAAGGAAACACTTAAATGATTTCAACCCATGTTTCTTAGAGTCATGTTTCTCGGAGGCTCTTCATAGATCAATTTAGGTAGTGTGGATTCTGAGAAAGTTGACGTGATCTTTTTATTAGCAACGTGAGTTGGACTCTTTTGGCAATTAAGCATCGTGTTGTGCTCTGAATATATCATGGTTTTTCTTTAATCCCTCGTATTTAGCAGGAAAAACTGTTGGCGACAATTTAACGAGGACTTTGAGGTGTGCATAACCACTTAAGGATCTCATTTTAAGGCTGTCAAGGGTTTGTGGAAACCCGTATGTGACCTCTGACAGCATACTAGAAGACTCAATCGGCGTGCAAGCCCCCCCAGATGAGGCGTGTTGGCTGGTGTCCTTTCTTGTACCCAGCTAACTTTTGGCACCAAGAAACCTAGTTGTTCACATCGCCAAACTTGGCTTCTTGTcagtttcccacagacgacgccaaattgttgttaccaaaatacaacaattaaaatttgtgaggCAGGAATGCTAGAGTCACGGTAGGGCTAGGAGGACAACTGACAGGTGTCTGTTTGTGAAAATGTAAGTTGGGTAGCTCTGGGCTCCGATTCTCTAGCTAAGGTCTCAAATAAGCCATCAAGGGAATTTTTGATAGCGAATTGATCCATCCAGGAGTAACCTCCGGTCTATTCAGGACGTAGCTGCACTTACatgaacaagttagaaggcacgcggggattcctcacccacgtatgccctccgatgcttaagtcagtacgtGTAAGAAAATAGTTTCAATAAATGAATGAtgcatttaataaatacaaatgagataCCTCTGTCAATAAGAGGGGGTCTGATCATAATATAGTACTAGATATTGGGGGCAAACATGTGTGTTAGAAGCTCTCGAATCggcttaagaggaatccccCCAGAGAACTGAACAGCCTAAGGAGTCCTTCGGGAGAGGGTGGGCCTCATGACAAGCTGTCGAAGTAGGTTCTTAGCCTTTAGGGGGCCTATACCGACAGAGTTTCGGGTTATCATAGGATGCTTTTAAGCGTTATTTATTATCTCAAGGATTTCCATAATATTTTCACGAGTGATTATTCTCCGTTGGAGATTAAGAGTCAAGGTAGTGCATGGGGCCTTCGCATGTAGTTTGATTGATAGAAAAAGGGTTTTGTGAAAGCCACATGGCCCAACCAAAAGGGCCACATGGCTTTCGAGGCTTGCGGGGGCACTAAACAAGTTTAGAAAATTCTGGCATGCAAATGTAATTTGGGAAAAATGGCATCagttttagtataaaattaaaatatgcatAATATGTAATGAACCAGCGCGCAGGTGGGATGGTCTTGCACACATGTGAGGGAGGTTTGGGAGCTGGACGCGTTGAGTTTTTATCTCTCAACAATTTTGGAGGCTCCAGGTGGCATGCATTGGCGATTTCCAGAGGAAAAACAATGCACGACTAGCTGCTTCGGAAGGGAGGAAttggcaagaaaaatattatttcagaAGGAATAAAATGCTGCTTCCATAGGAAAATAATACCCTTTTGATGGAATAAAAATGCTTACTttggaaggaaaataatatcctttcgaaaggaaattacaaaattCTTCGGAGGAAAAATTTCACAATGCTTCATGAGCATAATCTATGCCTTGAAAAGCGTGCCAAAAGATCCCTTCATTATTCATTTACTATGCAATTTATAGGGAATAGTGCCACATTTTTTCTTGGACCATTTTGCCTTcaaaatcaagaatatttacATTATAAGCGTTATTTGCCACTTAATCATGATTTATTCTTCGAAAAAAATACTCACTTAGAATTATTCGTTAAAAATATGTccattttgatttattaattataaacacCTCAGGTGGATGTTTTTCGAAAAATCTATGGCACAACAACtacattttatgaaaattacaaTCACCTCTTactttttgaaaatttacaaaaaatttacaaaaggaaaaaataaattgggTGTTACAAACACCTGAACAAGGTTTCTTTCTAGTATAAGAGacttgttttcaattttaaggACTTTTTCATATGAATTAGAGACTTATTTTGAATATGATATTCAAGAAATATATCAAACTtcatagagagagggagagagaccaTGTTCTTATCTTTAGTTTTTCACAAATTATTGcctatcttacttttttttttgtcatttacaaaattatgtttttagcCACAACAAACTAACCTTTATTTCTAGTATATGGAATTTGACTTGTTCTTGAATCTCATTAAAATCCTTTTGAGTTGAtaaattatgtgtttttttATAAAGAGATAGTTAGTTGCGAAGTTCGTGACCTTCAAATCCAAACCCATCCGAAAACTCACTCACCCTTAACCCACACTCATATTGCATTTTTCATCATGGCATCATTTGACTTTGGCATCAAGAGGTTGAAGTAAAAGATTTCCTTGCATGCCTTCAAACTATTCTTGTTTCATAAACTCATTCGAAGACAGTAAGACGCACGAGACTCCCCAACTCTCTTAGAGCCTAATCACCCGAAGACATCCCAATTGAAGACCCACGGCCTCTGGGGATCTAGTCTCCCAAAGACTCTTTGGCCCAACAACCATTCGAAAACTCAGAGCATCTTTTTTGCTCTCCCAAACAACAGATTGAACCTAACTCTAAGAATTTTACTCTTCCGAACAATGGATCAAGCCATCCTCCAGCTAGACGCTAGCACCATTTGTTGGCATAGACTTTACCCTTAACTTCCTTGCTAGTCTCTGTTAAACTATTTtataagacaaataaattttaattattgtattctaataacaacaattatcaaaaaatcttttttcatttttggtaGATGTTTTTTCTTCTAATGTCTCTTTTATGGCTGCTGCACCTCTTTCTTCTTTACtcacttttttttcttgtatacTTGAATGACAATCAatcaatatcatttcttttcttttttataactTAACCTTTGTTAACATAAACAATTatagtaaatattttttttatcataaatattttttaagtgcTGGCTTAATAAGCGTAACTTGTGTAATATTTATGTGTGACTAATTAATATGGGAAAAGTAGTAGTAGCCACAGCcaccaaataatatatatatatctaagcATAAGGATTATTAAGCTCTATTCAGCACTGCAAAACATTGTTAAAGGGAAGGCAAAAAATCGGGGCGTTCCGAGAATCGAACTCGGGACCTCTCGCACCCAAAGCGAGAATCATACCACTAGACCAAACGCCCTCCCATGCCAAACAAgctcaaaaataataataaatgttttaGAACTTCTAGGGTTTGTCCAGAGGCGTGTAAATTGTTGCTGCTTTGCTTTAGGAGAGCGGCTGAAATCACTTGCGCTCGGATCTTCGATCTCCCGCTCTGCTCTTCTTCTCCGGTAAGTTTCTTCTGCTCGGTCAACTTCCCCTTtcacatatatagatatatgtatgcACACACATTCTTATATCTGCGAATCTATGCACCTAAGCGTATTGGTTTGTGAGACTTCATCGTACGTTGCACGGATTATTTTCGACTTATACAGATTTGTGCAAAATGCACTTTTATCTGCTTTAATCTTGAGTCGCTTTTATGGATAAGGGGCTTCTTTTGAATCTGTGGTTTCTTCATCCAAGGaaaaccctatttttttttttttgtgaataatgGACTTCTTTTGAATCTGTGGTTTCTCCATCCTAGAaaaaccctattttttttttcttttatcaataagggacttctattttttcttcacTCTAGTCCTTTCATTTCTTCAGAAAACAGCATGAAAGGACATTTCACTTGTTGCATAGAATTTATTATGTCTTTTCCACTTGCTTGTTATTGATTCTCTGATTTCTCGGAATGCTGGGCGGAACATGTGTTCAATATCTGGACAGTTTCTGCAATTAAGGTATATGACGTTATTTGCCACCTATTGTAGCTTCTTGATTTGGGCTGTAATCAGTTGAATAAACTTATATGGGATTTGTTAATTGTATGTATATCTGACAtttcaaatgttatttaaaaatgatttgaaaggGGTAATGGATGTACCGATGAGAAGgattctcttcttctccattcaCTATGATGCGTGTAAAGTTTCATCTTTTCACGTTTTGGCAGAGGGATTGAAAAAATGTAATGGCTGAGACCATTAACGAGCATGCAACACTTATCTTGAATGGCACCAAATATGGTTGCTGAGTTACCTAGCAAGAACGCAAACAACACTCACACACGTGTAGGTGTACATGTGTGCAACAAGTAATGGTGCAAGCTAAGCATGAAATCAGCTTGCTTAAGCAacatcattttcattattttatcaatatatCCAGATTACAATTTGCCATAGAGTAGGCAATTTCTTACTTGTATGAGAATGCAACAACAGCAACAGCAGTTTGAAAGTAACCTTGATGGGTTTTGATGCAGCGTATGGGGTGTCACTACTTGGTTTGTATATTGGTCTGTTTTTATAGCTATCACCTGGATGTAGAAGCGATGGTATTCCTCCTGCTTACCATAACAGTTAAGACTTCGCTTTAGATGGGTTGTATTCTTGTATGGCAGAAATTTTATGTTTGCTTTTATCTGATTAGCAACTCAATTATCTCCTGAACTGTTTCATTTAGTAATTACATGTTCAGTTGTAAAGCAGGGCACTGATGGCATCAAGATTGCAACGATTGCAATCTAAGGCTTCAGAAGTTTCACAATATGTGGTAAAGCATGGAGTTCCATACTACAAGCAGTTGTTGGAACAGAACAAGCAATACATTCAAGAACCACCCACAGTGGAGAAATGCAACCTGTTGGCCAAGCAATTGTTTTACACTCGACTTGCTAGGTTATCCCTTCTGTACCTTTGTTGAGTTTGCAATTGGGTTTTATGTTCTGCTGAATGGATAGTATTGGCTTGACCATACACTTTAGTGTACAGCTGTTCTCTTTTcaaaatatacatacaaaaatGAAGTTATGGTTCCCATTTGGATCTCGTAATACACTTTCATacataaaacattttttgtaattatacgAGCAATGTTGATATACTCCTGATGGTTTCACTTGATTGTTGAAGGAGTACAAGCCTATATTTTCAACTAATCAGATGTTTATTTGTTTCTTGTGTTAGTTATAACTGATATATTTGATAGTTGGCATATAATATAACTTTTTCACAGTGGACTTTCCTTGGGAGTTAGAAGACTCAAATGGATGCAAGCTTATCACTTATCTGCCAATATTGATTTTGGGATATATTACTCAAAGTCTACATGTATTTAGAAGGGTGCAAAATGGCCTATCTCCGCTGGCCTGAAGGCACTCATTTACCCAAAATGATTCATAAACTCAGGTTTCTAGTATCATTTGCCCCAGACACTGCTCTCTTAGTTAGGGGACAATAGGTTTAGTGTTTGgcttttttaaatattttgaatgatCTGCAACTGCAATGTCAAAGACAGGGAAACGCTTAGAGTTGACATATTTCTTTTGGACCTGCTAAATTTTGGCTTGCTGAAAGAGGAGTATCTGTGTTCTTCTCATCCCAGAATATTATTTGATGGGAAAAAGATTTATATAGTTTAGATGTTGTCATCTAGTTAGGAGCTAGAATATATAGTTTAGATACTGTCAACTAATTAGGACCTAGAATGTCATTTGGAAATCTTTATTTGAATTGTACAGTAGTCTAGtatattttatgaaatgttCCTTTTGTTTTGAGGATGCATTTGCTGATGACGCATCTCATACAAGAATTGCTTTTAGCACAATAACGGCAAGTGTTTTAGTTGGAGTAACTCAGTAACCCTTATTTTCGTTCATTTGGTCGAAGTTATCCTTTTAATATGACTCTGTAACTTCACTATGCATACATGAATTTTGCCCGCGTGGTCATCTCACTGGATTACCCTTAACAGTATTTCAGGTCGGTATGAGTCATTCTGGAAGGAACTGGATTATGTCAAGCATCTATGGAAGAATAGGCAAGAGCTAAAGGTTGAGGATGCGGGGATTGCTGCTTTATTTGGACTGGAATGCTTTGCATGGTTTTGTGGTGGGGAGATTGTTGGAAGGGGGTTTACATTCACCGGTTACTATCCATGAGAAAAACTACTCACGTCCAAGTGTATGGGGGGTGATTGATGTCTCTACAGGCTTTCTTCCTCCTCAACTTGAGGAAATCGGTTAGTTCAGTATTAGCATATTGTTCATTTAAGAAATTGTTTTTCTTCTGATAAATTTTTTGAAGCTGAGGAATAATAATCAGTGGGTAAGGACGGCTGCCCCCAATAATCCCTGTATTTGGTAATGGGTACTCTTCTCTTGAGATGCATCTGTTTGAAATGCTTTTTATCTCCAGAAGAAACTAaactaatatttcaaatattacaAGGCAGTCAATCCAGTACCCAGCCCTCTGTTGCTTGTAGTCCCGACCACAACAGTAATAAATATAAGATtagattataaataaaaatgactaGCGACAGCTAAAATTTGTGGAGCCAAGATTGTACTAACAATAACCACTCAGTTATGCTTTCAAGGGAAATCGTCTTCCTGAAATTTGCGTCAAGAGTTGTTAGTTAACAGAggaatgcaatgcaatgcaatgcaagcGCATCCAGAATTTGAGCCACAGCAGATGCACAGCTCTGCTTCAACAATCAAAATTATTAGCTCAACAAGTCAGCCTGGTAGGGATGGACGCTCGCAATGAAAGCAGCAGCtgcagagaaaagaaaaatcatttctcGGACACCCTCAGTCAGGAGCCGGAAGGAAAGATGAGTACAGTACAGAAAAGAATCTCCACTTATactaattaatcaattaattaattaattgccagCTACCATTACCAACCCCACTGACGAATCATACATAATATGCCCTCTACAAACATAGGGTTGCCAATGCCAAATTGTGCTGCTGCTGCAAATGAACAGTTCCTTTGCGATGGTTTGAACAAGTTACATATATCTGAGAAACCTCATCAACTTCTTGACATCTTCTTCATGACATTCAAACCGGCTGGCCGAGGAAGATTTTGTGTTTATGACAATACTTTCTGCAgatttcttttgcttttgcagCAAATTTATTCTGCAACCAGTAGAGGAAAAACAATAGTTGCATCACAGTGGACCTGGTTGAATCCAATTTCAGAAGAGTATAATAAATACCATTAATATAGGTCTAAAAGATTGCATGTGCAATAACTAAAATTGCGATTTCTTAACAGCCAAAAGAAACAAGGATTTAAACCTTAATTGTTTTTGCAGTAGTTTGTATTTTCCCCCCATGACAAGACTCTTTAGATTTGTGTTCATTGTATAGTTTTGAGTACTTCAGCTGTTTTCATTTGCGAATGAAATGATTAATACTTGTGTAGTGATATTTTATGATAAGTGCTCAGAAATTTAAGTGATTTTGATTGGATGATTTGTGATAAAGTACTCGCATGGATGGATATTATCCATGTCCTAATTATGATATTAGGCTTAAAATTGAAATCCTTGGAATAAAGGAAATCTATTAGGTTCAAAATAGACTAGAATATGGATTGAAGTCTTGAAATATGATTTTCAAGTTCATTCAAGAGATTCTAGAAATAGTATAACTTTTTAATAAGTGTTTCAAGATCCACTCGTAGTGACTTTGTAAAGTCAATCGAGTAAATTTGCAACAGCTTTGCAAGTTGCAGTTCGATGATTAAGTAATGGGTAGTATTACTCAAAGATGATAGAATTTGCTAAGATaggataattatttatttgttcttcactatttgtgaaataaatttaatcatGATTGTAAATACTTTTAGTTTACATTTTATTCTGTGACTACCTGCTGCTTGATGTCAAATTTTGCTATATGCTTAAATTGTTTCTTGAATGTTGAGATGTCATATGCTTGAATGCAAGACAACTTGGCTACCTGCTTGATATGTCTACTTGCTGAATGCTCTATAAATAACTGCAGAAAGCTTGAGTGAATTAACATGTATAATATTGACATGTTCAATATTTTTCCCTTATCGATTATGCAGTTTGCTGTTTTGCCTGTATCCATTTGCTAAGCCTTGATGTTAAAAGAACTTGTTGCTTATTCATGGGGGAGCATATCctctattatttcttttttagctTTCTATTCCTTCCAATATGCTTTTCAAGAGATATTTTATTTCTCCAAGGAGTAGATAAATCTTGTGACCTTGTTCTCTAGTTAGTGCAcatgtgaaattaaatttattatctctATATGAGTGGTTTATGTGTTAAATGATTgcataaattcataattatcTTTTACAAGTCTTGGAACGGACACTATATTCCTAATAGTATAAGCGATATACAAATGGTTATTAAGATTCAATATATGTCTGGAAGGCAAAAGTACTAATGCAATCCTTATAACTAATGCAACAACTCTTACTCCATTTCTTACTCTAAGGATAACTTTCCGCTTCTCAAGCGGTTTACTTAGTTCAAGATCTTCCATGGAAACACATATATGAAATGTTGCACTAGAATCTAGTATCCAGGGAATGGGATGATAACTAATCGAATTGATCATCTCAATAACAAACAAGGAAGAAGTAACTTGGCACAGAGAATCTGACTGCTTGACTTTCAAGCTCTGAAGATATTCAGGACAATTCCTCTTTCAGTGTCCGTCTTGTTGGCAATGGAAACATTCTCTTTTGCTTACTCTTTTCCTAGACTTGTTTTCCCAGGCcacaatttcttctttttatttttatttctatttttctttttagaagatttagaagatgagtcTATGGCAAGAACTCTTTCTTTGCCCTTATCCTTCATATGGGCATGTGATGTTAACATATTTAACAACTTGGGAGGTGTGCATTGAATCTTATTCATGTTAAAGTTCATAATGAACTGGAATTTGGCAATGACTAAAGAATGAGATTAACATGGAGATCGGTGTCCATATAGAATTCAAGAATTTCTAATTGATCaatcaaattgatcattttAATGATATGATCCCCAACATCCGATCCTAAAAACATCTTTGCCCTAAACAACTATTTCGATATCTTATATTGGGCAGTTCTACTTTGCTCTCCGTATAGCTTGCATAGATTCAAAAATCATACTTACAATGTTAGTCATGTGCTTATACTGACATTGCAACTCGCTACTCATAGAGGCTAGTATGTTAGTCATGTGCTTATGCTCTTTCATCTCTTCCCACGTGACACGTTTTTCCTCACCAACACCCTTAGGTAATGAACTAGGATGACTCTTTATCAAAACATAATCAATTTTCTCAATATTCGGAACAATTCTTAAGTTTCATAACCAATCCTTAAAGTTAGGTCcagttaaaacatatttttctaatataCGAGAAAGAAGGTTTGATATGTTTGCCATTTTGAGAAAagttgcaaaaaataaataaaagactaTTAGttgattttatatttcataACCATTTAGTTTTGGTCTCTAAATGATGCTTCCCATTAAATGTCTCTAAGTGGTAAAAGTGAATCCGTTGACTTATAGTAGATGATCGAGTTATCTCCTACATGGATACCCCTCAcattataatttcttaaaatatccACATATTTGAGTAGACAACTCTTGCCTTCCATATCTCATGTAGGGTTTGATCTTCGACCCCTATGCCACCAAATCCTTACATTATAGTTTCTTGCATCGATAACATAGTTACATTTGACCCATTACCTCGGTCAATGATCAATTTGAATGTCTATGACCTCGCATTTATAGTTAATTTGCCATATCCATATGGGTACACCGACAACATCTCAGGCCTTAGATAGGTATATCAATCAATTCTCATGAAATGCACCCTCTTATGTTTTCTAGACCAAAGTACACCCAATTGAGCAATGATTCCCTACGACAATAGAGTGCCACGATAAAACATTTTTACCATTTTAATGTAATATTGTTTTTACCATTTTTACCATTTTGGGAAGATTCTAATCTTTATTTTAAGGTCTCACTATGCAAATGTAGATGTTTTCACTATATACATCATACATCATAAAACAAaagcatataaataaaaactagatGATTATGGACTTTTGCTTTTAATTAAATCTGAGCAATAAGAAAGACATTCGCACATAACCATTATGCTTGAACTCTCTTGACGCCCTTCGAGTCATCAACTCTTGATGCCTCCTTGCTCCACCACATCAACTTTTGATGCTAGCCCACTCCATCACATCAACTATTGATACTTTTTCCCCATTTTACATAGAGTAATGTACAATACATTGgaatttaataattgaaaaagaaaatggggacCTATGTCTCTCTTACAAACCAAATGAAATAATACGTTACAATTTAATCTCattaaatacatataacatacaTTCATTCATCTATCCATTCAATCACATTGAATCTAGTTCATAATCACCCATTTAATTTCATTGAAACaattcacaaaaataataaacgtGTTTATGTAATGTATGCCACTTTTCAGACCATTGacaatatcatatcatatcTCTTTCGATTTttccatctaacaaaatctcATTGTATTCTGGCACATATTAGAAGATTGTAActaataaacaaacaaatcctTCATAACAGTCGATGGTTTCCAATAGTTTACAAAATCGATCAATTGATTTCTTAAATTTGTCGACTGTTTCCCCCACTACCTTAAACTAGTCGATAGTTTTACAAGGGTTGTCAATTGTTTTGCTGGGTTTTGTAGAACTGGTCGATTCTTTTCCTTGGTTGGCGATAATTTCCTTGACAGAAGTCAAAAGACGGTTGACAACTAGGAAGAATAAATCGACAGCCAATGTACAACCTTGCAAAAAATAGTAAGCACAACCATGTCCAAAACATGCAATACATCACACAAACATGAGCATAGGTCTATAAACATTGAGCTGAGGTTCTGATACCACCTAAAGGTGCACTAACACTTAGCATATCATGCAAGAGCTAATActgattttcaaaaacatttttcataaacacATAATAAGCAgtgaaaacaaatcaaaatattctTACAAGACTTAGTGTGTTATAGCCATATGAATTCAAaccataaaaatgaaacaaccaTAAGAAGTAACGGTAttgagaaatttgtgttttgatttaataagaatattttttagtaaaattgGTTCATTGATGATGACTAAAACCTTTTGAAATATCCTTAAGATTGATAATCTTTCAATCAAGTAACttgtttaaaataattgagtatttattGAAAATGTTGTGGGATGCTCTAaaaatttcctaaatcttaagtATCTCCCCAATGAATCA
This window of the Diospyros lotus cultivar Yz01 chromosome 5, ASM1463336v1, whole genome shotgun sequence genome carries:
- the LOC127801020 gene encoding uncharacterized protein LOC127801020 isoform X1, with amino-acid sequence MPNKLKNNNKCFRTSRVCPEACKLLLLCFRRAAEITCARIFDLPLCSSSPFLQLRALMASRLQRLQSKASEVSQYVVKHGVPYYKQLLEQNKQYIQEPPTVEKCNLLAKQLFYTRLASISGRYESFWKELDYVKHLWKNRQELKVEDAGIAALFGLECFAWFCGGEIVGRGFTFTGYYP
- the LOC127801020 gene encoding uncharacterized protein LOC127801020 isoform X2 codes for the protein MASRLQRLQSKASEVSQYVVKHGVPYYKQLLEQNKQYIQEPPTVEKCNLLAKQLFYTRLASISGRYESFWKELDYVKHLWKNRQELKVEDAGIAALFGLECFAWFCGGEIVGRGFTFTGYYP